In the Colletotrichum lupini chromosome 4, complete sequence genome, CGTGAAAGGAAGAACATTAGGCTTCGAGAGAGGGAGGACGACGGATCGGAAGTTTGCTACTGCGGATGGGAAACCCCCATCAAAATTTGCTCGTACCGTGGGATAACTTTGCCCACGATGAACTCTTGTTTTGCGTCCTACGTTCTGGACGTCGTTTTCCCCTCCAGTCAATGACGGGGAAACAGGAAACATGGTATTCGGTTATTCGGTTACTGAAACGCGTCAACACATGGGAACAAAAACTGGGAAAACTAGGTCAGGTAGCTGAATCTTGATGAATGACGACCCAGTCATCAACAGTATTATTTTATCCCAAGCTATCTGTGGTGTGTAGAGAGGGGGATGGATAACCGCCTCATCGACTCCCTCTCGCATTGCTTCCAATTCCGTGGTATTccgtttttcttcttttcatCGTCCCGAAAGGAAACAACACAAAACTCCGGAAAACGCCCTTCTCGTGCTGCTAATCATCCGCAGGCGTTGCGGCGTCTCTCGCAGAGTCATTCACACTGCAAAGTATTTACCTCTTCTCTGCTGCTTCCAAAGTCTATCTCGGTCCACCAAACTCCTCGCTATTCCAGGGCCGAGACAAGCTCTCGTAAAATCTAACCCCAATCACATCAACGCGCTGGTAAACTAATAactctgtctctctctctgacTGTCGCTCGTCTTTGGTCTGTTTTAATCTGTCGTCGGAAAAGTCTTTACATCACTGCACACTCTCGCTCCGGCTCATCCCCGTCCTTGTGCTTCTTCTTTTCGGTAGAACGGCTCTTGGACTTGCCTCTCTTGTGATGCCTGTGATGGTGCTCTGATGACTTTCTTTCCTTGAAATCCTTGGAGTCTTTCCTGTCGGTCTCTGCAACTGGTGCCGCAACCGGTGTTGCTTCGGCATCAGCGTTCTcgacgaattcctcctcagTCACCGGATCAGGAATAGGTGCGCTGATGGATGTGGCGAGCGCGTTGCTGCTCAAGTTGCTGTTGGGATCACGGAGCGGCTCCTTGCTCGGTCGCATGAGTCCGCCGAGTCGAGTCATGGTAAGACTGATGCGGCCCTCCCCTGCTTGACTGGTAGGTCTGCTCTTGCTCTTGCCCGTAAATAGAGCGGCGGCTCGCGAAAGCCGTTGGGCTGTCGTCTCTTCTCCTGGGGTTACGGCGGGCGATATGGCATCCGGCGTGATTGCTGGCGTGCCTAGGGTAGAGTCCGTGAAGGTAACACTGCCCCTTCGAGAATCCTTGAACCCCAAGTACGGCTCGTCATCGCCGAAACTTATGCGACTAGGACGCTCCAATTCCGACGAAAAGCGGATGCTAGGCGCTTTGGGTGGAGATATTGAGGTGTTCTCGAAGTAGTCGCTCCGCGATGATGACATTCCGGAGTTGTTGCCGTTGACCGGGTTCGGTGTAGCCGGTAGGTTGACGCTGACCTTGGACTCGTTGTAAGAAGGAGGCTCAGTCTCCGTCTCTTCCGTTGACGCCACCTCTACCATTGGTACGATCTGGTAGAATAAGAGATAAGGCATCTCGTCCTTCAAAGCTTGCTTGATGTCGTCCACATAAGTCACCCTGTTTTCGATATTCAAGTCATCAAATTTGACCCACTGCGCCTCCTCGTAGTCTGGAGGAGGGTCATTGTCGTGTCTCCTATTGTCGGTGAGGAGTTTGGGCGCCACCCTGGCGAATGAGATATAGTGTCCGCTGTAGACAGAGTCGCCACGATGACAGACCACAGACTGTAGCACTAACTTATACTCCATGCTGAAGCCGTTGGGGTCTTCCTCAAGCTGTGTCTCGTCGCCGAGCATGAAGTGCGGAAGCCTCAGGCTGTCCGGAATATCGATGAAGGTATTCTGGCGCTGTGGAACACCGGAGTTCGACATCATGTACCGCTTCAGGCAAATGCCGACCACAGGACGTTGGTTGAAGTTCATAGCAACCTCCATGTCGTTCTTGGGCTCCTTGTTTCCGGCGGCGTGCCATGGAATCAATCTGAAAAACTGCCAAGCTGGAATTGTCACGGCTTTCACCACTGTAGAGCTCGTTCGTCGCGCCTTTTCCAGCATGGTAGATGGCTCGGTCTCCTTTCCCTTGTCTTTGTCCTTCTCCTCCAGCACCACGCGTTGTATGACGCTAGTTGAACGGTGTCTTGGAGTTGGCCGCGAAGAGCTGCTAGGAGACTCCGGCACGCCATTGGGTGTTTGCGAGGCTGTCCACCGCCGCTCAAGGATTGGAGAAAGCTGCGCGGGAGACGCACTCAGCGTGTCTTGCGCGCCAGCCTCTAATTCATTCTCTTGAGTGACAATCCGTATCCCATTCGTGTCTGTGTTGGGGGTTACCCTCTCCGCCTCTTTCTTATCTTCGTGGCTGTCCCTGAGTACATCAACTTGTGTGTTGAAGTATTCTTCCAAGCAGTCTTCTAGCCTGATCCCTTTGCCTTCCGAATCTGGAGGTACGGCGAGGTTGAGAAGTCTTTCGTAGACCAGTTTGTGGTCGTCCTTGTCGTTCTTGCCTTGGTGGAAGAGGTCGACTTGTAATTGCAACAGGGGCAATTGAAGCGTTTCGGTGACGAAGGCGAAGGCTTCGGAAGTGTCTTGCTGTTCTAGGAGTTTCGCGTCACTCCAGCCGCACTCAGCCAGCGCATCCTGAATCAGTTTCGTCTGGGACGATTAGCGCAGGACAGGTACTGCAGGACCAGCCGCAACTCACCATATCTGCGTGAATCATCTTTCCGCTCCTGAGCATGTTCACCCACAAGCGGAGCAGCGTGACTAGTTTGCGCCTCGGTTCGTCCGTGAATTCGTTCTTCAGCATACATTCGAAGGCGTCCAGTTTCGCAAACATGGCAAACAACAGGGAGTCAAGGTAACATGTGACGTTACCCCTATTCTCTGCGCCAACCATTTCGATTTGGGGATTGTAGTGTGCAACCTTGCCGGCCATTGCCTTGCATTGTAGCTGAATGAACTCGACGGTTTTGTCGACATCGCCGTCAGCGAATTTACTGTTCAGGGAGTCTCGAATGTGTTCCGCAGAAACGTCGGTGATGTTCGACTCGGCAAGAAGGTGCGTAATGTCTTCGATCTATGGCCTTGTTAGACTCGTGCAATGTTGTAATGCTGCGGTTGGTGTACCTTGGtcatctccttctcctttaTTTCCTCATCGGTCGGTGCTCGATCGCTCTTGAAAAGCGACCTGAATGCTTCAGCTGAAAGTGGTCGGTTCTAGGTTTGGCGACGTGGGATTAGTGTGGCTGTCCCCATGGAAACGGACTTTGAGAAGGACCATCTTCAGATCCTGGGATACGAAGCTCACCTTTTGCCCTGGTTCTGAGGATTTGCTTCTGCGATGCGTGCCACTCCTGTCCCGCAGGCTAAGAAACTTTTTGCCCTTCATGGTTGCAGATCCTGTATGTTGCCAAAAGCTGGAATAGCTAGGTTCGCGATTTTGGTGCCAAAGTGGCTTGGCGACTCGAGAAAAGCAGTCGTCTCAGCGGTCAAGAATCATGGCCAGGTTGAAAGTCGCACCCCCATCGGCCAGCAATACGGGAGTGGGCGAGGTGGGGAGCAAAGCTGAGAGAAGATGAAGAATGCACCGAGTGCGAGGATAGGTATGGAGGGGTTCTGGCGCGAGTCGGCGGGGCAGATTTTCGCAGTCGCAAAAGACGGGGCTGGGCCGCTGGGATGATCAGGTCTGGACTCTGGGCTGTCCGATGTAGTAGCAGAGTGATAGGTTTTCGCTATTGTGATGGCCTGCAACGGCAGGGTATGAGTGTTGATCAAGTATCTGTTGTCTGCCAAGTAGACAAGCTCGATTCTCGAAAGCCAAAGAGATACACTGCTTGTTTTGTTGCTTAGGTTCGAAGTGAATAACAAGAAGAAGCAGACTGGAAGTGAGAAGACGAGGTCCTATGGTTGAACACACGGGGGACTGCTGAAGCAATAAAGGTAGCGAAGGACCTTCGACTGGCTCCTGGCGCCAACAAGGGTCAGATGGTGGTGGTTCGTGGATTTGGCTCAGAAAATTCGGGGTCCAATGTGAGCAGCAGCTTTGGCAGGGTGCCGTGGGTGCCCACGGTGTATTGGTCGTGTGGAGAGGCACCAAGTGGACGGACCGTGGAAGGGCGTGTATTCGTACCGGCGCGGCAAAGCTTGGGTGAGGCGGTACTTTGGGACCCCTGAGAGATTTCCACCTCAACTTTCTGCTGGGGACACTCGGCGTCCCTTGCGGACTTGCCGTCAGTTGACTCGGGGGTTTGGGAGCGCCAGGTCGGTGGAGGGTGGCGGCAAGGCGGACTTTCAGGTTTGCTTGCTTGCTGTTACTGTTACCTTGGACAGGCGAACACGACGTATCCAAGATGACCGTGACTCCGAGCTGACCTGTCCTTCTTCTAGCTGGCTTTTTGTGGTATAGGCTTTTTCGCTTGGCAGCAGACGGAGTGTGTTACGTGGTGAGATGGGAGCATAACCCGGAGTGTAATAGCAAGGGAACAGCCAGAATGTTCTTGAGCGTGCTTGGCTGCCACAATTCTTACATATGACCGACCAGGCTCCGAATATGAGTAAAAGTAGCCTGCCCCAACATCCCATGTCCACGCGAGGTGACATACGTAAGGGCCTGTCCTTCGTGGGAGGAACATCCGAAATTGACTTAGGCTGTCCATTTAACAAGATGAAAGTGGCAAGTCGCCCATCGCTTCAATTGCTGGTCATTCGATCCCCTAGTCACAATGGGAAATGTTGAGCAGAAGTCTTGACATGGCCTGCACAAGAACATTTTAGGCCGGACGTGACTCTCGTCAAGTCTCGCCTCTTGTTTCGAGGTGGTTTATTGGGTCCCGAATGATACCCTATGGGACACATCCTGGAGCGTCCCTTGCTTCCATGCGTGCGCAGTAGATCCGATATCATGGCTCTGTGGCCCATGCTCCTGGTTTCATACGCCTCCTGGTCCAATGTCCATGGCCTTCTTTTACATTGAACAGGCTTCGCCAAGAACAGACGAAGAACAGCTAGATGAACGAAAACAATACGAGTGTCTTTCACTGAGCCACCCCAGAGGCTCAACTCTAACTTAGCAGCAGAAGAAATGCGCTTACACACACTCCCGCACCCATAGCAACGCTCAACGATCGGAACAGAAAGAGCAAAGCCTCTTGACAATGAATGGAAACTTTGTCGCACCATCTGCCAGCCCCCCGCCTTGTGTGTGTTGGATGTTGATCAGTCACTGAAAGTCGGCTCCAATCCGATGAAAAGCGCTCGCGTAACCTGTATACGTTCGCTTTCGCGTCCATCTTGGGTACAATCAGGCAACCTGCATGTTAGcgcgcgccgccgccgcataTCGAAGAGGGCAAGAGGCACACAACGCCCATCGTTGCTCATCGTTGCCCATCTGTCCGTCCCATCTTTGCCTGTTCATGTCCGAGGGTGCTGCTTGCTACAGTGGTCTCCCCACCCTGTCAGCTCCGCGTACCTTAGTCGGAAAGCAATGCTCCAGCTTCTGCAACCGAACGCGCGCTTGCTGACCCATTGAGCTGGTGACTGATGGACATTGGATTCAGCTGAGGGCCCGAATGACTGCTACGTAATCGAGCTGCGTGCACGATTTACCCGCTCTAGTAGAATGGATCGTCGGTGCCTCACCATAGTCCGAAGCTCAATAGAGGGTGTCCCGCGGACGGCGGCCTGGTTCCTGATGACGACAGTGCAACGACCACAAACTGAGCTTGAAGGCCCGAAAGTCCGGAGGCTGCTGGTCACGTTCGCTCCGACGGCCCCCGAGTGACATTCCCATGTCACTCCGCATCCAGTCGCCTGGAGATCCAGGCTTTAAAGATGCAGAAAGATCAAGCCACACGTTATTCCCAGAACTGAGCTGGAAGATCCACTTTAAAAATCGCATCAGCCACAAGTGGCACGGGCCGAACTGAGCATTTCGAGATTGAAATTTCGAGCATCGCGACTTACCCTTACAGACGTGTCAGGTTGCGTCAGAGTTGAACGACTAGCCATGGCCACTCTACGGGAAAGCTCCCGATTAACTCGGTTCGTCTGCAGGCAGCGCTCGCCATGGCAATTGAACCCTCTTGTCGCCCGGCGATGCGAATCTACCGCTGCCGCTGAGGCTCAGTTCCCCGATCTTGAAACCTCGTCCCTGGCTGCTCCTGGTCCTGACGATGCTGCCATTCAAGCTTTCAACACGGCGAAGCGCTTGGCTGACAGACCGCAGCAGCTTCCCGGAAACAGGTGCGCATGGAAGCTCTCAATTACAGCGTGAAGCGGAATGCTAATAGATGAGGCGACAGATACCAGTACCATCCCCCTAAGTACGACAGAGGTCCTCTTCACCCGATTCAATCACCGCCCTCCACCGATCCCACGGCCCGCGACTTCGTTCCTGGGCCTTTCAACCTCCCCAGACTGCGCCAGACGTACGATACGACCATCGCCGCCGACCTGCTCACGATGACCTACCTTCACAAGCCCCCAGGTACACCAGACCCCCCGGTACGGGAGCGTTTAAGGGCATGGGACGACTCCTCGCCGTACAACAAGAACCGTCCTCTCCGCGGACCCAGAGGTGGAAGCAAGCTCGACGTGTTGGAGAAGAACATTGACTGCCGGTCCGTCCCCGAAATCTTGGCCGTATCGCTGCACACCTTCATCCCCTCGGCCGCCAAGGCGCCGGGAACGCTCCAGGTCGCTCGTTCGGTCATCCAGTCCATCAGCGGCAACGTCCCCGAGGTCACCAAGACCAAGAACAACGTTATCCAATGGAAGATCCGCGAGGGCGACAAGACCGGTGTCAAGACGACCATGCACGGTCCACAGGCGTACGAGTTCGTTGACAAGCTGATCAACCTCGTCCTGCCCAAGATCAAGGACTGGCCCGGTGTCAATGCGACCACTGGTGACGGAAACGGTGGTATTGGTATCGGTCTGAGGCCCGACGACCTGGTCTGGTTTCCCGAGCTCCAGATCAACTACGACATGTACCCTGCCAAGGTGAGATATTCCGTCTGCCTATGACTTGTGACCACGTTGCTGACGAGTCTCTGCAGCTCCTACCAGGTTGCCATATTTTTATCCACACGAGCGCAACCTCGAACCGTCAGGCCAGGCTTCTGATGCAAGCTCTTGGTCTTCCTTTCTACGGAAAATTCAAGGATTAAAGAAGGGGGAACATTGCCGGGAAGGGGTATCCCGTTTTGTACGATATCGACACATTTAGAAAGCCTGTATATGAATGTACCAACAGATACGGTCACTCTTGAGATGTATTCTGTGCAATAATTGTGTGATCATGTTCTTGGTTCATCTGATGCGATAATGATCGTCTAATACCATAATGCCATGTTCCTTTGGGTCGTCGTCCCGTACGTCAAAAGAGCCCTCATGCCGATCCACCCGCCGAAACGCCGTCCATGCAAGTTAACCATACCAAATCCTCCCCATACCCATTCCTTTCTCGCATTTCCTTTTTGTCTATGCCGTGATCTTGGCCTTGAGCGCATTCATAATCTCATCAATGTCATCCATGTTCTCAGCGTCAACCTTGCCGTTACGCAGGCCCTTCTTCTGCAGTTCGTCCGTGAGAACGTCCGCGCCGGGTTG is a window encoding:
- a CDS encoding ubiquitin carboxyl-terminal hydrolase, producing the protein MKGKKFLSLRDRSGTHRRSKSSEPGQKVSFVSQDLKMVLLKNRPLSAEAFRSLFKSDRAPTDEEIKEKEMTKIEDITHLLAESNITDVSAEHIRDSLNSKFADGDVDKTVEFIQLQCKAMAGKVAHYNPQIEMVGAENRGNVTCYLDSLLFAMFAKLDAFECMLKNEFTDEPRRKLVTLLRLWVNMLRSGKMIHADMTKLIQDALAECGWSDAKLLEQQDTSEAFAFVTETLQLPLLQLQVDLFHQGKNDKDDHKLVYERLLNLAVPPDSEGKGIRLEDCLEEYFNTQVDVLRDSHEDKKEAERVTPNTDTNGIRIVTQENELEAGAQDTLSASPAQLSPILERRWTASQTPNGVPESPSSSSRPTPRHRSTSVIQRVVLEEKDKDKGKETEPSTMLEKARRTSSTVVKAVTIPAWQFFRLIPWHAAGNKEPKNDMEVAMNFNQRPVVGICLKRYMMSNSGVPQRQNTFIDIPDSLRLPHFMLGDETQLEEDPNGFSMEYKLVLQSVVCHRGDSVYSGHYISFARVAPKLLTDNRRHDNDPPPDYEEAQWVKFDDLNIENRVTYVDDIKQALKDEMPYLLFYQIVPMVEVASTEETETEPPSYNESKVSVNLPATPNPVNGNNSGMSSSRSDYFENTSISPPKAPSIRFSSELERPSRISFGDDEPYLGFKDSRRGSVTFTDSTLGTPAITPDAISPAVTPGEETTAQRLSRAAALFTGKSKSRPTSQAGEGRISLTMTRLGGLMRPSKEPLRDPNSNLSSNALATSISAPIPDPVTEEEFVENADAEATPVAAPVAETDRKDSKDFKERKSSEHHHRHHKRGKSKSRSTEKKKHKDGDEPERECAVM
- a CDS encoding ribosomal L5P family protein — translated: MATLRESSRLTRFVCRQRSPWQLNPLVARRCESTAAAEAQFPDLETSSLAAPGPDDAAIQAFNTAKRLADRPQQLPGNRYQYHPPKYDRGPLHPIQSPPSTDPTARDFVPGPFNLPRLRQTYDTTIAADLLTMTYLHKPPGTPDPPVRERLRAWDDSSPYNKNRPLRGPRGGSKLDVLEKNIDCRSVPEILAVSLHTFIPSAAKAPGTLQVARSVIQSISGNVPEVTKTKNNVIQWKIREGDKTGVKTTMHGPQAYEFVDKLINLVLPKIKDWPGVNATTGDGNGGIGIGLRPDDLVWFPELQINYDMYPAKLLPGCHIFIHTSATSNRQARLLMQALGLPFYGKFKD